A region from the Desulfurispira natronophila genome encodes:
- the fdxB gene encoding ferredoxin III, nif-specific — MSTYIEGYRKDGTIWIPEFIVSLASEVCIGCGRCFKACTQGVLNLMEEEDEDDDDSRMFMSVVCEGQCIGCKACAAACPKSCFEHAPMEK; from the coding sequence ATGAGTACTTATATTGAAGGGTACCGCAAGGACGGTACTATCTGGATTCCAGAGTTTATTGTGTCCCTGGCATCAGAGGTTTGTATTGGCTGTGGTCGTTGCTTCAAGGCGTGCACTCAGGGCGTGTTGAACCTTATGGAAGAGGAAGATGAGGATGATGACGATAGTCGCATGTTTATGAGTGTTGTTTGTGAGGGACAGTGTATTGGCTGTAAGGCTTGCGCGGCAGCTTGCCCAAAAAGCTGTTTTGAACATGCGCCAATGGAAAAGTAG
- a CDS encoding nitrogen fixation protein NifZ: MEFRVNQRVRVSRDVRNDGTCSSCKSGCIVARAGDEGFVREVSEFLFRPAIMVHFLERNAVLGFREDELEIVEDYDPDAGEWRKVVGD; this comes from the coding sequence ATGGAGTTTCGAGTCAATCAGCGAGTACGTGTCAGCAGGGATGTGCGTAATGACGGCACTTGCAGCTCCTGCAAGAGCGGGTGCATTGTCGCTAGAGCCGGAGATGAGGGCTTCGTGCGAGAAGTTTCAGAGTTTCTCTTTCGTCCTGCCATTATGGTGCACTTTCTTGAGCGCAATGCCGTACTGGGTTTTCGTGAGGATGAGCTGGAGATTGTAGAGGACTATGATCCCGATGCCGGAGAGTGGCGGAAGGTTGTGGGCGACTAA
- a CDS encoding NAD(+)--dinitrogen-reductase ADP-D-ribosyltransferase, with protein MVWKVMRDENLKPYYHATNWIHLPAALFASRQYHASVTPDSEVRISGVLEYHGELFRAIEKSQSIEEASRIFQDYMQVLFNLDEKVRGKSVASYLRLLRGWLFDANSAEGAVLKGWVESRFGLVPFYHRKVIRNIHTKAYQEYMYQRMHPRINRNMIYYQLDLLYTYTQHIIRRFHPEFLPHVTLHRGVNDVHDHLVVEEYSKRHSCIEHNNLVSFSLDKSIAQQFGDFIMDVEVPFTKILFFSGIIHRQGFAGEMEFLVIGGRYDTRISYF; from the coding sequence GTGGTATGGAAAGTTATGCGCGACGAAAACCTCAAACCCTACTACCACGCCACCAACTGGATTCACCTTCCAGCTGCACTTTTTGCCAGCCGCCAGTACCACGCCAGCGTGACGCCCGATAGTGAGGTGCGTATCAGCGGCGTGCTGGAATACCATGGTGAACTCTTTCGGGCCATTGAAAAATCGCAGTCCATCGAGGAGGCCTCGCGTATCTTTCAAGACTATATGCAAGTGCTTTTCAATCTGGACGAAAAGGTGCGGGGCAAGTCGGTGGCCAGTTACCTTCGCCTGTTGCGAGGCTGGCTCTTTGACGCCAATAGTGCCGAGGGAGCAGTGCTCAAGGGATGGGTGGAGAGTCGCTTTGGCCTGGTGCCTTTCTACCATCGCAAGGTAATTCGCAATATCCACACCAAGGCCTATCAGGAGTACATGTATCAGCGCATGCACCCCCGCATCAATCGCAACATGATCTACTACCAGCTGGACCTCCTCTACACGTACACCCAGCATATTATTCGCCGCTTTCACCCTGAATTCCTCCCCCATGTCACCCTGCATCGCGGCGTCAACGATGTTCACGATCATCTGGTAGTGGAAGAGTACAGCAAGCGCCACAGTTGCATTGAGCACAACAACCTGGTCTCATTCTCCCTGGACAAGAGTATTGCCCAGCAATTCGGCGACTTCATCATGGATGTAGAGGTGCCCTTCACCAAAATCCTCTTTTTCTCCGGCATCATCCATCGCCAGGGCTTTGCCGGTGAGATGGAGTTCCTGGTCATTGGCGGGCGATACGATACGCGAATATCCTACTTCTGA
- the draG gene encoding ADP-ribosyl-[dinitrogen reductase] hydrolase — MAISQYDRVLGAYLAFAVGDALGAPAEFMTPREIAHHHGVLRNMAGGGWLGVKPGQITDDTQMSLALGQSIVEQKGFALEAVADHFVAWMRSKPIDIGSTVRRGLRDYMLKGQTQSPLSEFSAGNGGLMRNFPLVVYCLKQWDCFAPTSLQQCHLTHNNPIADEITLHFGEVTRVLLEEGDKLRALDMVSAFIRKHPEYSWSRYKGQNSGYIVHTYKCVMHHFFDGTSLEDILVRVVNQGGDADTNAAIAGMLAGALHGPGAIPRRWIRKLDRQIKSQIEQQSHDLLQLPCQVYSSQIDKSDSL; from the coding sequence ATGGCTATTTCACAGTATGACCGTGTTTTGGGGGCCTATTTGGCCTTTGCAGTTGGCGATGCCCTGGGCGCTCCGGCAGAATTTATGACGCCGCGGGAGATCGCCCATCACCACGGTGTGCTGCGCAATATGGCAGGCGGTGGCTGGCTGGGGGTAAAACCGGGGCAGATTACCGACGATACCCAGATGTCGTTGGCTCTTGGGCAAAGTATTGTTGAGCAGAAGGGGTTTGCTCTGGAGGCGGTGGCCGACCACTTTGTTGCCTGGATGCGTTCCAAGCCCATAGACATTGGCAGCACCGTGCGTCGAGGCTTGCGGGACTATATGCTTAAAGGGCAGACTCAGTCCCCACTTTCCGAGTTTTCCGCTGGCAACGGTGGTTTGATGCGTAACTTCCCTTTGGTGGTCTACTGCCTCAAGCAGTGGGACTGCTTTGCCCCCACCTCGCTGCAGCAGTGCCATTTGACCCACAATAATCCTATTGCCGATGAAATTACCCTGCATTTTGGCGAGGTAACCCGTGTTTTACTGGAGGAGGGGGACAAGCTAAGGGCCCTGGACATGGTGAGTGCTTTTATCAGGAAGCATCCTGAGTATTCGTGGTCTCGTTACAAGGGCCAAAACAGCGGATATATTGTGCATACCTACAAGTGTGTCATGCATCACTTTTTTGATGGAACCAGCCTTGAGGACATTCTTGTCCGGGTGGTCAATCAGGGCGGCGATGCCGACACCAATGCTGCCATAGCTGGTATGCTGGCAGGGGCTCTCCACGGTCCCGGCGCTATTCCCCGTCGCTGGATACGCAAGCTGGATCGTCAGATCAAAAGTCAGATAGAACAGCAGAGCCATGACCTGCTCCAGCTCCCCTGTCAGGTATACTCCAGTCAGATCGACAAAAGCGACAGCTTGTAA